A DNA window from Leptospira selangorensis contains the following coding sequences:
- a CDS encoding LA_0442/LA_0875 N-terminal domain-containing protein, with translation MRPNLKVRFAIFFLLAMVLTPGLLFADQTILLRKGGKVIGNVVGQNEKTIVVQTESGKQNISKRDILKIIYKDITKEEENRIRKEEEKKVQENPQVVEEPIQIIPPPTSTGPSRSRWSAVWRSAILPGWGQWYTDNKLEAKITGGAFLVSLGYAGYSRSEAESAKSKYDDAVSKSSTTGAYIYGGGIANFYLLTVVPGARADYETSVHAYNTSVYVLGGVYLAQLVRTYFLGKSWEQGASANPVAWTVVPRPDWSAGRIGWGAEASFSLGF, from the coding sequence ATGCGCCCAAATCTTAAAGTCCGTTTTGCAATCTTTTTCCTATTGGCAATGGTTCTAACTCCAGGTTTGTTATTTGCCGATCAGACCATTCTTCTCCGCAAAGGTGGTAAGGTGATCGGTAACGTAGTAGGTCAAAATGAGAAGACGATCGTTGTTCAAACGGAATCGGGCAAACAGAACATCAGCAAAAGAGATATATTAAAAATTATTTATAAAGATATCACAAAAGAAGAAGAGAATCGCATTCGTAAGGAAGAAGAAAAAAAGGTCCAAGAAAACCCTCAAGTAGTTGAGGAGCCTATCCAAATCATCCCGCCTCCTACTTCTACAGGACCTAGTAGAAGTAGATGGAGCGCAGTATGGCGTTCTGCAATTCTACCTGGCTGGGGACAATGGTATACTGATAATAAACTGGAAGCAAAAATCACAGGCGGAGCATTCTTAGTTAGCCTTGGGTATGCAGGATATTCCAGATCCGAAGCGGAATCGGCAAAAAGTAAATATGATGATGCAGTCTCCAAAAGTAGCACCACCGGTGCTTATATCTACGGAGGCGGAATTGCAAACTTCTACCTTCTCACCGTAGTCCCTGGAGCAAGAGCAGATTATGAAACTTCCGTCCATGCATATAATACTTCCGTGTATGTATTGGGTGGAGTGTATTTAGCTCAATTGGTGCGTACTTATTTCCTGGGAAAATCCTGGGAGCAGGGGGCTTCTGCCAATCCGGTCGCTTGGACAGTCGTGCCTAGGCCTGATTGGTCTGCTGGTAGAATTGGATGGGGTGCAGAAGCAAGTTTTAGCCTCGGTTTCTAG
- the rplM gene encoding 50S ribosomal protein L13 encodes MPIVSKPHRTPSLKKEQANKAWYVVDAEGKTLGRLASEIATRLRGKHKPTFTPNVDCGDNIIVINAAKVAVTGNKETQKEYFHHSRYPGGMTATTLQSMRVKQPEKILYEAVKGMLPKSKLGAEMLTHFRIFPGTEHNLGAQKPIKLEL; translated from the coding sequence ATGCCAATCGTATCTAAACCGCATAGAACTCCTTCCTTAAAAAAGGAACAAGCTAATAAAGCTTGGTACGTAGTCGACGCTGAAGGCAAAACCTTAGGTCGTCTCGCTTCGGAGATCGCTACTAGACTCCGCGGTAAACATAAGCCTACTTTTACTCCCAACGTTGATTGTGGAGATAATATTATCGTTATCAATGCTGCTAAGGTAGCTGTGACTGGAAATAAAGAGACTCAAAAAGAATATTTCCATCACTCTCGTTATCCGGGTGGTATGACAGCTACTACTCTCCAAAGTATGAGAGTTAAACAACCTGAAAAAATCCTGTATGAAGCAGTAAAGGGTATGCTTCCTAAAAGTAAACTCGGTGCTGAAATGTTAACTCATTTCAGAATTTTCCCAGGAACCGAGCATAATCTCGGCGCTCAAAAGCCGATCAAACTGGAACTCTAG
- the rpsI gene encoding 30S ribosomal protein S9, which produces MASAKEIWAVGRRKNAIARVKLKEGSGKIVINDKDYKDYLQNSRSNIKEAITALTLMNVAEKFDLKVNVSGGGIIGQVGAIRHALARVICRYNPEFRATVKKEGLLTRDPRMVERKKYGLHKARRGTQFSKR; this is translated from the coding sequence ATGGCAAGCGCCAAGGAAATCTGGGCAGTAGGTCGTCGTAAAAACGCAATCGCCCGCGTAAAATTAAAAGAAGGTTCCGGTAAGATTGTAATCAATGATAAAGATTACAAAGATTATCTGCAAAACAGCCGCTCTAATATCAAAGAAGCAATTACTGCTTTAACTCTGATGAACGTTGCTGAGAAGTTCGACCTTAAAGTAAACGTTTCCGGAGGAGGGATCATCGGACAAGTCGGAGCGATCCGTCACGCACTTGCAAGAGTGATCTGCCGTTATAATCCCGAGTTCAGAGCTACTGTTAAAAAAGAAGGCCTTCTGACTCGTGACCCACGTATGGTGGAACGTAAAAAATACGGTCTACACAAAGCACGTAGAGGAACTCAGTTCTCTAAACGTTAA
- the alaS gene encoding alanine--tRNA ligase, producing the protein MNFKKVSEVRKIFLDYFKEKGHTVVPSSSLLPAGDPTLLFTTAGMVQFKPLFTGAVELPYTRATSAQKCLRTTDLENVGKTERHCTFFEMLGNFSFGDYFKEEAIEYALDCSVNHLGFPKEKLWITVFENDDEAEKIWISKGIPKERITRLGKKDNFWGPAGDSGACGPCSELYLDRGPEKAFPDCGVKYECKPGCDCDRFLEFWNIVFNQFNQDTEGNLHPLKQTGIDTGSGLERVALLLQGVDSVYDTDELRGIISEVEKISGKTYNESTKVPFRVITDHIRSVLFTVSDGIYPDRTGRGYVIRRLIRRAVLFARKLDLREPFLYKLAKSVCNIYKERYPDLEKHISSVERTLLAEEELFLKTLEIGLEKIEVLVSKTKSEGSSTFSGKDSFLLYGTYGFPAEMTEEIVAEHGLSFDKKGFEEELEKDRQSSRETWKANKVSLFTGIKTDKTQFLGYDVLEAESDLKFIFSDNKQATVLKEGESGVLVFSSSPFYPEGGGQVGDIGFIRKDGSVFKVLDTQKENDIILHIGTVLSGSFSAGDKAVLEVEKERRERLKFHHSGTHLLNGALRQLLGNHVLQKGSIVSPEYLRFDFSHPSPLSVEEIRNIESWVNESIVRHIPVDTKVLPIEEAKKTGAVAAFDEKYGDSVRVLQMGDRSLEFCGGTHVVNTGDIGYFFIKKESSPGAGNRRIEAVAGPLVVETFQNRFAELTESVQNLNLKIKDELGAEGAALSIKTIIPGPDEIRSLFESKGADAVVSLRDLSEKLSLELEEAQSKFLKEKKNRESRDFENNPEVIAKVFENSKVIGSAKIVSAIFESKDAKALKGLSDNIKVREKEIVAILASKNAEDASIVITCSSSLVGKIHCGELVKTACEILGGKGGGKPDMAQGGGKEVSKVEEAVRSALEKASSSLNGGK; encoded by the coding sequence ATGAATTTTAAAAAAGTTTCCGAAGTCCGCAAAATCTTTTTGGATTATTTTAAGGAGAAGGGGCACACAGTAGTTCCTTCTTCTTCTCTACTACCTGCGGGAGATCCTACACTTCTATTCACTACTGCCGGAATGGTGCAGTTTAAACCTTTATTTACCGGTGCAGTAGAACTTCCTTATACTAGAGCAACTTCCGCTCAAAAATGTTTGAGAACCACCGACCTGGAGAATGTAGGTAAAACCGAAAGACATTGTACATTCTTCGAAATGCTCGGAAACTTCAGCTTCGGAGATTATTTTAAAGAAGAAGCGATCGAATATGCATTAGATTGTTCCGTAAATCATCTAGGCTTTCCAAAAGAAAAACTTTGGATCACAGTATTCGAAAATGATGATGAAGCTGAGAAGATCTGGATCTCCAAGGGTATTCCAAAGGAGAGGATCACTCGCTTAGGTAAAAAAGATAATTTCTGGGGGCCTGCTGGAGATAGTGGAGCCTGTGGACCTTGTTCGGAATTATATTTGGACAGAGGGCCTGAAAAAGCTTTTCCGGACTGTGGAGTTAAATACGAGTGCAAACCAGGTTGCGATTGCGATCGTTTTTTAGAATTTTGGAATATAGTATTTAACCAATTCAACCAGGACACGGAAGGAAATCTTCATCCTCTTAAACAAACCGGTATCGATACAGGATCCGGATTAGAAAGGGTGGCTTTACTACTACAAGGAGTGGATTCGGTTTATGATACTGACGAACTTCGCGGAATTATTTCAGAAGTTGAAAAAATCTCAGGCAAAACCTATAACGAATCCACTAAAGTTCCTTTCAGAGTAATTACGGATCATATTCGTTCCGTTCTTTTTACCGTATCCGATGGGATTTATCCTGATAGAACCGGAAGGGGATATGTTATTCGACGTTTGATCCGTAGGGCTGTATTATTCGCTAGAAAACTAGATCTGAGAGAACCTTTCCTATACAAACTTGCAAAATCAGTATGTAATATTTATAAAGAAAGATATCCCGATCTAGAAAAACATATCTCTTCAGTAGAAAGAACACTTCTCGCAGAAGAGGAATTATTCCTAAAAACCTTAGAGATCGGTTTGGAAAAGATAGAAGTTCTTGTTTCCAAAACCAAATCGGAAGGTTCCAGCACGTTCTCCGGAAAAGATAGTTTCTTACTTTATGGAACTTACGGTTTTCCTGCGGAGATGACAGAAGAGATCGTCGCAGAGCATGGACTTTCATTCGACAAAAAAGGTTTCGAGGAAGAACTAGAGAAGGATAGACAATCTTCCCGCGAGACTTGGAAGGCAAACAAGGTTTCCTTATTCACAGGGATCAAAACCGATAAGACCCAATTTTTGGGTTATGATGTTTTAGAAGCAGAATCGGATCTTAAATTTATATTTTCGGATAATAAACAAGCTACTGTTCTCAAAGAAGGTGAGTCTGGAGTGTTGGTGTTTTCTTCCAGTCCATTCTATCCGGAAGGTGGGGGACAAGTTGGAGATATAGGATTTATCCGAAAAGACGGGTCAGTCTTCAAGGTTTTAGATACCCAAAAAGAAAATGATATTATTCTTCATATAGGAACCGTTCTCTCCGGAAGTTTTTCCGCAGGAGACAAAGCGGTTCTTGAGGTGGAGAAGGAAAGAAGAGAAAGACTGAAATTCCATCACTCCGGAACTCACTTATTAAATGGTGCTCTCAGACAACTTCTTGGGAATCATGTTCTCCAAAAAGGATCCATTGTTTCTCCTGAATATCTGCGCTTCGACTTCTCCCATCCAAGTCCATTAAGTGTAGAAGAAATTCGTAATATAGAATCCTGGGTAAACGAAAGTATCGTCCGTCATATCCCTGTAGATACCAAAGTTTTACCGATCGAAGAAGCTAAAAAAACCGGAGCGGTTGCTGCATTCGATGAAAAATACGGAGATAGCGTAAGAGTTCTACAAATGGGAGATCGCTCCTTGGAATTCTGCGGTGGAACCCACGTAGTTAATACCGGAGATATCGGATACTTCTTCATTAAAAAAGAATCCAGCCCAGGTGCCGGAAATAGAAGGATAGAAGCAGTGGCAGGCCCACTAGTTGTGGAAACCTTCCAGAATAGATTTGCAGAATTAACGGAATCGGTCCAAAATCTAAATCTAAAGATCAAGGACGAGTTAGGAGCAGAAGGGGCAGCACTTTCTATCAAGACCATAATCCCAGGGCCGGATGAGATCAGATCTTTGTTCGAATCTAAAGGTGCGGATGCAGTAGTTTCTCTCAGAGACCTTTCCGAGAAACTGTCCTTAGAATTGGAAGAAGCCCAATCCAAGTTCTTAAAAGAAAAGAAGAATAGAGAATCCAGGGATTTCGAAAATAATCCGGAAGTGATCGCGAAAGTATTCGAAAATTCTAAAGTGATCGGATCCGCTAAAATTGTTTCTGCGATCTTCGAGTCCAAGGATGCAAAAGCATTAAAAGGGCTTTCTGATAATATCAAAGTCAGGGAAAAAGAAATAGTGGCCATTCTTGCCAGTAAAAACGCGGAAGATGCGAGTATAGTAATTACTTGTTCTTCTTCTTTGGTTGGAAAGATCCACTGTGGAGAACTCGTAAAAACTGCCTGTGAAATTTTAGGCGGGAAGGGCGGCGGAAAACCGGACATGGCCCAAGGCGGAGGAAAGGAAGTTTCCAAAGTAGAAGAAGCAGTTAGATCCGCATTAGAAAAAGCAAGTTCCAGTTTGAACGGGGGAAAATAA
- a CDS encoding YajQ family cyclic di-GMP-binding protein, translating into MSDPSFDVVSEIDRPELQNAVTQAIAEIKNRFDFKGSKSEIKLEEENLTLISDNEAKLESVIDVLINKMAKRGLGLKSFDFKSKLEPATGNTVRMKVKIRNGLEKEQTKEITKIVKDSKLKVIPTIMGNCVRIQGKKKDELQEIMRLLKSADLPFDVQFQNFKG; encoded by the coding sequence ATGAGCGATCCATCATTCGATGTTGTTTCCGAGATAGATAGACCTGAATTACAAAACGCTGTTACTCAAGCGATCGCAGAGATCAAGAATAGATTCGACTTTAAGGGTTCCAAGTCGGAGATCAAACTGGAAGAGGAAAATTTAACTCTTATTTCGGACAACGAAGCAAAATTGGAAAGTGTGATCGATGTTCTTATCAATAAGATGGCGAAAAGAGGACTCGGTCTTAAGTCATTCGATTTCAAATCCAAATTGGAACCTGCGACCGGTAATACTGTTCGGATGAAAGTGAAAATTCGTAACGGTCTTGAAAAAGAACAGACCAAAGAGATTACTAAGATCGTAAAAGATTCTAAACTGAAAGTGATCCCGACTATTATGGGAAATTGTGTCAGGATCCAAGGAAAGAAGAAGGATGAACTTCAGGAAATCATGAGACTCCTAAAATCTGCAGACCTTCCTTTTGATGTTCAATTCCAAAATTTTAAGGGATAA
- a CDS encoding type II toxin-antitoxin system HigB family toxin — MRRNRIISRATLVEFWKKHPNAKIPLSAWYEEAKKSLWNEPKTIKERYRSADFLPGSRVVFNVGGNNYRIIVKMEYRFGGVFIRFVGTHSEYDRIDAETI, encoded by the coding sequence ATGCGGAGAAACAGGATTATTTCCAGGGCGACTTTGGTGGAATTCTGGAAAAAACATCCTAACGCGAAAATTCCTTTATCCGCCTGGTACGAAGAAGCTAAAAAATCTCTTTGGAACGAGCCCAAGACAATTAAGGAACGATATAGGTCGGCAGATTTTCTTCCGGGTAGCAGAGTTGTTTTTAATGTGGGAGGGAATAATTACAGGATTATCGTAAAAATGGAATATAGGTTTGGAGGGGTATTTATCCGATTTGTCGGGACTCATTCCGAATATGATAGGATAGATGCGGAAACGATTTAG
- a CDS encoding helix-turn-helix domain-containing protein: MTNAIKIQPVISKTDHKSALKRIEALMDQKKKSREEEIELETLFVLVSNYEEKHILIFPPDPIDAIRFRMEQQGLTQKDLSKILGSKHRASEYLNKKIPLSIEAIRKLNDSLGISGDILIQKYTTKR; encoded by the coding sequence ATGACAAATGCGATTAAAATACAACCGGTAATCTCTAAAACCGATCATAAGTCCGCTTTAAAGCGGATCGAAGCATTGATGGACCAGAAAAAAAAATCCAGAGAAGAAGAAATTGAATTAGAAACGCTTTTCGTTCTAGTTAGCAATTACGAAGAGAAACATATTTTGATCTTTCCTCCGGATCCAATTGACGCGATCCGATTTAGAATGGAGCAACAAGGCCTTACACAAAAGGATCTTTCTAAAATTTTAGGTTCTAAACATAGAGCTTCCGAATATTTGAATAAAAAGATCCCTCTTTCTATTGAAGCGATCCGGAAGTTGAATGATTCGTTGGGAATTTCAGGTGATATTCTAATCCAAAAATACACTACGAAAAGATGA
- the mpl17 gene encoding cell surface protein MPL17, with protein MKRFTFLAIISIFLISGLSAEEENPIKFKIERSSPSVYLLKVTYPENFGVQKEAPHRILLNAGSGLKVVSADLKLKGKTSTRKKEYFESVEPMQVKLEGKGELEIHAKIFYCDYNRNICIPGKILQKETIQ; from the coding sequence ATGAAACGTTTTACATTTCTCGCAATTATTTCAATTTTTCTGATCTCTGGACTTTCTGCAGAAGAAGAAAATCCGATCAAATTCAAGATAGAAAGATCCTCTCCTTCTGTTTATCTTTTGAAAGTTACGTATCCTGAAAATTTCGGAGTCCAAAAAGAGGCTCCACATCGAATCTTACTGAATGCTGGATCCGGATTAAAAGTAGTCTCTGCGGATCTAAAACTGAAAGGTAAAACTTCTACGCGCAAAAAAGAATATTTCGAATCAGTAGAACCTATGCAGGTAAAATTAGAGGGAAAAGGTGAATTGGAAATTCACGCGAAAATTTTCTACTGTGATTATAATAGGAATATCTGTATTCCTGGAAAGATATTACAAAAAGAAACTATACAATAA
- a CDS encoding lipoprotein produces MYTKTIFALLIISLISVCKTPQTEEPKKETPKNVVQESAPTEDDQFVKATEGFISSSTYQVVVSSLDGNENEALDLAKKRALNLFIAEKGDSFRPTDRKFLKELVDTKGKFVKVSKPINGKTYYLFHVSQPDLKIEIKK; encoded by the coding sequence ATGTATACAAAAACGATTTTCGCATTACTGATCATTTCTCTCATTTCCGTATGTAAAACACCCCAAACGGAAGAACCTAAAAAAGAAACTCCTAAGAATGTGGTCCAAGAATCTGCTCCAACCGAAGACGACCAATTCGTAAAAGCTACCGAAGGTTTTATCAGCTCTTCTACTTACCAAGTTGTTGTATCATCCTTAGATGGTAATGAAAACGAAGCTTTGGATCTAGCTAAAAAAAGAGCCTTAAATCTTTTTATAGCGGAGAAGGGAGACTCATTCCGCCCCACCGACCGCAAATTCCTGAAGGAACTAGTAGATACTAAAGGTAAGTTTGTAAAAGTCTCCAAGCCGATCAACGGGAAGACATATTATCTATTTCATGTATCCCAACCGGATCTAAAAATAGAGATTAAGAAGTAA
- a CDS encoding M16 family metallopeptidase, which translates to MWEYLSKSVISRFNFLFFTLCIFINFEAFANEDIFSEIRTTLESRVKKVTLKNGIRLLMMKRADSPTVAVYTKFLVGAADETPEIAGTAHLLEHMLFKGTKNIGVTDAKKEKVYLDQIRVWGKRLDSYRIQERELAAKGEPVPEKLIKDKNILEIRFKNLLELHRKFVVSNEDSYIYEKNGGTGFNAYTTNDVTNYQILLPANRLEIWAKLESDRLKDPILREYYTERDVVLEERRMRVENQGMGILREKFLGAAFPKHSYGMPVIGYESNLPFLDIDKTEEFFKKNYRPHKMAIGIVGDIDFDKTEKLVRKYFEDIPDGPSPKLSHEAESFDHETRRVSVKHSSGPMKVMGWLTPASPHPDKPVLELIDAVLSQGETGRLYKRLVLRDKLAQRVACWTGEPGERYANLFAIYVTNVRGADPDKIESSILEEIETLKKEAVTEEELTKIKNQIVADYIRGLNSNSKLADVLTYYELVAGDWTEIFDDYARLDRVTPDDIMRVAQKYFTPRNLTVGDLINSDGEKK; encoded by the coding sequence ATGTGGGAATATCTTTCCAAGTCCGTCATCTCTCGTTTCAACTTTTTGTTTTTCACTCTTTGTATTTTTATAAACTTCGAAGCATTCGCTAACGAAGACATCTTCTCGGAGATCCGAACCACTTTGGAATCCAGAGTGAAGAAGGTAACTCTGAAGAATGGGATCAGGCTTCTCATGATGAAAAGGGCCGATTCTCCTACTGTTGCCGTTTATACCAAATTTTTGGTAGGCGCAGCGGATGAAACTCCTGAGATCGCGGGTACGGCTCACCTTTTAGAGCATATGCTTTTTAAGGGTACGAAGAATATAGGAGTCACTGATGCCAAAAAAGAAAAAGTATATCTGGATCAGATCCGTGTCTGGGGAAAACGTTTAGATTCTTATCGTATACAAGAAAGAGAATTAGCGGCAAAGGGTGAGCCCGTTCCCGAAAAACTTATCAAAGATAAAAACATTTTAGAGATCAGATTCAAGAATCTGTTGGAGCTCCATCGTAAATTCGTGGTTTCCAATGAAGACTCTTATATTTACGAAAAGAATGGGGGTACTGGTTTTAATGCATACACAACGAATGATGTTACGAATTATCAGATACTTCTTCCCGCAAATAGATTAGAGATCTGGGCTAAACTGGAATCAGATAGATTAAAAGATCCTATATTAAGAGAATATTATACGGAAAGGGATGTTGTCCTGGAAGAACGCAGGATGAGAGTGGAAAACCAGGGGATGGGGATCTTAAGAGAGAAATTTTTAGGCGCCGCTTTCCCTAAACATTCTTACGGAATGCCGGTGATCGGTTATGAATCCAATCTTCCCTTTTTGGATATAGATAAAACGGAAGAATTTTTCAAAAAGAATTATAGACCGCATAAAATGGCGATAGGGATCGTAGGAGATATAGATTTCGATAAGACCGAAAAATTGGTCAGAAAATATTTCGAAGATATTCCGGACGGACCTTCTCCTAAACTTTCTCATGAGGCGGAAAGTTTTGATCATGAGACAAGAAGAGTGAGTGTAAAACACTCTTCCGGCCCAATGAAAGTGATGGGCTGGTTGACTCCTGCTTCTCCTCATCCTGATAAACCGGTTTTGGAATTGATTGATGCTGTCCTATCCCAAGGTGAGACCGGAAGATTGTACAAACGACTCGTACTTAGGGACAAACTCGCTCAAAGAGTAGCTTGTTGGACAGGAGAGCCGGGAGAAAGATACGCGAATCTATTTGCGATTTATGTGACTAATGTAAGAGGGGCTGATCCGGACAAGATAGAATCTTCTATTCTGGAAGAAATCGAAACTCTTAAAAAAGAAGCAGTTACCGAAGAGGAGCTGACTAAGATCAAAAATCAAATCGTAGCAGATTATATCAGAGGTTTAAACAGCAATTCCAAACTCGCAGATGTTCTTACTTATTACGAATTAGTAGCCGGGGATTGGACGGAAATTTTCGATGATTATGCACGTTTGGATAGAGTTACTCCGGATGATATCATGAGAGTGGCTCAAAAATATTTTACACCTCGAAACCTGACAGTAGGTGATCTGATTAATTCTGATGGAGAGAAAAAATGA
- a CDS encoding M16 family metallopeptidase, producing MNIIKKLTISSFVFLFSFVSLTAAPGDFVKDVKIPALEFHFPEIKEIGKDPNTRILYLENSEFPIKTLEITFYAGPSFQPKTSFELVEIFPEAWKKGGTTSHPGESFAEVWESYGSKLRVDSDLDTVTLTFSWLSRYDQESKALISEFLKQPIFGKEAFEIARLQLGEQIKRRNDNIVGLAFRKANELVYQGKVKGKALSLTTLEQLKEEDLEEYYKNQLLSSRRSILVSGKWNQEEIPQFLGDILPGFSGTPVMESQGSSPEELNKNLKQKDIKNLIIDKANTQNVVLFLGVGPAHNDKDFYAVQVLNYLVGGGGFTSYFMSKIRSDKGLAYSSSSHPVFEKDHSVIYFFTQTKSQSTMEVYNLMGEILGDSTFSNISEEELKNAKEAILNKFIFLFTDSIEILRNEVRFREHKMPKDYLKNYRDKIQNVSLEDLRRVGKIYFRRDKLTAVISGPKSSVSSELPGQKTIGPEDPIP from the coding sequence ATGAATATTATAAAAAAATTAACTATCTCCTCTTTTGTATTTTTATTCTCTTTTGTTAGTTTAACTGCTGCTCCAGGAGATTTCGTAAAAGACGTAAAGATCCCTGCTTTAGAATTCCATTTTCCTGAAATTAAGGAGATCGGCAAAGACCCGAACACCAGAATACTTTATCTGGAAAATTCTGAGTTCCCGATCAAAACTTTGGAGATCACATTTTATGCGGGACCTTCTTTCCAGCCTAAAACCTCTTTCGAGTTAGTGGAAATTTTTCCAGAGGCTTGGAAAAAGGGGGGCACGACCTCTCATCCGGGAGAAAGTTTTGCAGAAGTCTGGGAATCGTACGGTTCCAAACTAAGAGTGGATTCCGATTTGGACACTGTGACTCTCACGTTCTCCTGGCTTTCCAGATATGACCAAGAGTCCAAGGCTTTGATCTCGGAATTTTTGAAACAACCTATCTTTGGAAAAGAAGCATTCGAGATTGCAAGATTGCAGCTAGGCGAACAGATCAAAAGAAGAAACGATAATATAGTAGGTCTTGCTTTCAGAAAGGCAAACGAACTTGTATACCAAGGAAAAGTAAAAGGAAAGGCTCTTTCTTTAACTACGCTTGAACAATTAAAAGAAGAAGATCTAGAAGAATATTATAAAAACCAGTTATTGAGTTCCAGACGTTCCATACTCGTGAGCGGTAAATGGAACCAAGAAGAAATCCCTCAGTTCTTAGGAGATATTCTACCTGGATTTTCCGGAACTCCTGTGATGGAATCTCAAGGTTCCAGTCCGGAAGAACTGAATAAAAATCTAAAACAGAAAGATATTAAAAATCTGATCATAGATAAGGCAAACACTCAGAACGTGGTTCTGTTTTTAGGGGTAGGGCCTGCTCATAACGATAAGGACTTTTATGCGGTCCAAGTTTTGAATTATCTTGTTGGAGGTGGTGGTTTTACTTCCTACTTCATGAGTAAGATCCGTTCTGACAAGGGGCTGGCTTATTCTTCTTCCAGTCATCCTGTGTTTGAAAAAGATCATTCTGTGATTTACTTTTTCACTCAGACAAAATCCCAAAGCACTATGGAAGTCTATAATCTAATGGGAGAAATTTTGGGAGATTCTACCTTCTCAAATATAAGCGAAGAAGAATTGAAGAATGCAAAAGAAGCGATCTTAAATAAGTTCATCTTCTTATTCACTGATTCCATAGAAATTCTGCGTAACGAAGTCCGATTCAGAGAACATAAAATGCCTAAGGATTATCTTAAAAATTATAGAGATAAAATCCAGAATGTTTCTCTTGAAGATTTAAGAAGAGTGGGTAAGATATACTTTAGAAGAGATAAACTAACTGCAGTGATCTCTGGGCCGAAATCTTCAGTCTCTTCCGAGTTGCCTGGACAAAAAACAATTGGCCCGGAAGATCCTATCCCATAA
- a CDS encoding MBL fold metallo-hydrolase, with amino-acid sequence MDSRFEHKGYLFEGISEGGIRTSIVMPRLSLMFDIGHQNPDRINIERLLLTHAHLDHSAGIPYYISQRSLRKLGPPKIYLPKTLEAPMREILSLYSKIEDFPYSYEMKGLEEGEEIPIDAYHFFKVWKTFHRVDSQGYTIYERKKKLKAEFVGLDRNELLKKKEEGIDINEVHSKPVVSFSGDTKIEYVLTHKDVAESEILFLECTYIDNERNVENAREWGHIHLDEILHHISSFKNEKIVLIHFSKRYPPSYIRKVLSKRIPPSEKDRIHLFLPE; translated from the coding sequence ATGGATTCTAGGTTCGAACATAAAGGATATTTATTCGAAGGAATTTCGGAAGGAGGAATTCGCACCTCCATTGTAATGCCTCGTTTGAGTTTGATGTTCGATATAGGACACCAAAATCCAGATCGTATCAATATAGAAAGACTATTATTGACCCATGCACATTTGGATCATTCCGCCGGAATTCCTTATTATATTTCTCAAAGGTCCTTACGCAAATTAGGACCTCCTAAAATATATCTCCCTAAAACATTAGAAGCTCCCATGAGAGAAATTTTATCTCTTTATTCTAAGATAGAAGATTTTCCCTACTCCTACGAAATGAAAGGATTGGAAGAAGGGGAAGAGATCCCAATAGATGCATACCATTTTTTTAAAGTATGGAAAACATTTCATAGAGTGGATTCCCAGGGTTATACAATCTACGAAAGAAAGAAAAAGTTAAAGGCCGAATTTGTCGGATTAGATCGAAACGAACTTTTAAAAAAGAAAGAAGAAGGGATCGACATCAATGAAGTTCATTCCAAGCCAGTGGTCAGTTTTTCCGGAGATACTAAAATAGAATACGTGCTTACTCATAAGGATGTGGCGGAATCCGAGATCCTATTTTTAGAATGTACTTATATAGACAATGAAAGGAATGTGGAGAATGCAAGAGAGTGGGGGCATATCCATCTGGACGAGATCTTGCATCATATTTCTTCTTTTAAGAACGAAAAGATAGTTCTGATACATTTTTCAAAACGTTATCCTCCCTCGTATATTCGAAAAGTATTATCTAAAAGAATTCCTCCTTCCGAAAAAGATAGGATCCATCTTTTTCTTCCCGAATAA